TTCTGGATCAAAATGCCGTCGCTGATCAGTCGATCTATGAACTCATCGACGTGGCCGCGGGCTTCCTCCCTGTCGATGGCAAAATCGATTGTCAACAGCAGCGTGATCTCGTCGGCGGACTTGTCCTCTTTTAGGCCATTCCAGATCACCGATCCCGTTTCGTTGATGGCAAAGAACTTTCGCGTCTTACCGTCTACGAGTACCGATTTCCCATCGTCGAGCTGCTTTGACGCGATGTCAGGATTCAATTCGTACATAACACGTTGCCTGTTTGCGATTCTGGATGAGCCGCTTCCCGGCGATTCAGACACGGGAGCTTTATTCCATACTTGCGAGAGTAAGCCGTCTGACACTGGCAATCAATCGGCTCGTCTCCACCCGATCGAATGGATTCCTTCCATCGGCCTGCCTCGCTGACGGGAGTTCCCCGACCAGACAGTCGGG
The nucleotide sequence above comes from Rhodothermales bacterium. Encoded proteins:
- a CDS encoding PqqD family protein, which translates into the protein MYELNPDIASKQLDDGKSVLVDGKTRKFFAINETGSVIWNGLKEDKSADEITLLLTIDFAIDREEARGHVDEFIDRLISDGILIQK